DNA sequence from the Oncorhynchus keta strain PuntledgeMale-10-30-2019 chromosome 1, Oket_V2, whole genome shotgun sequence genome:
aacagagcttctgtgcttttccataacctgtaggactggggtctaaacagagcttctgtgcttttccataacctgtaggactggggtctaaacagagcttctgtgcttttccataacctgtaggactggtgtctaaacagagcttctgtgcttttccataacctgtaggactggggtctaaacagagcttctgtgcttttccataacctgtaggactggtgtctaaacagagcttctgtgcttttccataacctgtaggactggtgtctaaacagagcttctgtgcttttccataacctgtaggactggggtctaaacagagcttctgtgcttttccataacctgtaggactggggtctaaacagagcttctgtgcttttccataacctgtaggactggtgtctaaacagagcttctgtgcttttccataacctgtagaactggtgtctaaacagagcttctgtgcttttccataacctgtaggattggtgtctaaacagagcttctgtgcttttccataacctgtaggattggggtctaaacagagcttctgtgcttttccataacctgtagggaacacaatatatgtAGGTTTCTTACTTATGGCTGGCACAAATTGCAATATGGGtgaggggaatgggcagggtacATGTCAATTAAATGCTATAATATTTACTATAGTTGCAGACTGTaatgtttttgcagacattactgtagtatttactacagtgtatttttttctactgataatactgtagtgtttactataaAATTCTACagcattctatagtaagtactacaaatgatcgagggatactacaatgtgtagtatagtattctagtATGTTTTTTCATGTGGGATGGGACATGGCCAGGAAAGATGCAATGTAACATGTACAGGAGAGATACTGCAAACGAACAAACACACATTAGTCCATTATCCATGGGTAAAGAACATCACGCTGCTTGTTTAGCGAGTACCACTTCCTCCCGATTCGTCTCACATGAGGCTTGAACCCAGGACCTCTGCTTTGCTAGCACACATGACAGCCCTCCTGAAGCATCTTACTAGTCGCGTCACATGAAAAACTAGATATTTGGTAGTGcaagtggggacacttcaggctgaaGAGTAAGTTTCACACATTGCATGCCGCCTGGGAGAATATTAGAGCGAGTTGAGTCTCTTTGAGAAGTCCTTTACTGGAGACGGCCGCTCCTGCTTTTTAAATATTTACGAGTCAATTGATAGGGGCCGGGTCCTTGACTCTGGCAGCCAGCCGcacctgtcccctctgtcccctgaCAGACCCTGTGTTCCGGCTATCTCTGCCACCACACAAGGGGATATCATCAGACATCATCACTCATAAGTCCCCAATGCTCTCCACGCTCCCAGCCTAATGACATATAATACACTGCAGTAGTACACCACACGCTTCTAATTGGAAACAAAATGGAGAGGAAAATGAATGCAAATCAAATAGAGCCTGATGAGCACATAAATCATCAGACCAAGACATTACACTGTTACTTTCAATCATGCTGAGATACTTGTGTTCCTTACCCTAATAGAATTTACTGGAGAGAATTTGTTTATGTGAACTCAGCTAAATGTGATTATGATATTAAGTGTTCCTGTTAGCCGTGTGTAAACTGAGATTAGACGTCTGCTGTCCTGCTTTATTCTGAGGGCCTCTGTGTCCTTTGAACTGAGATGGATTGGTGACTCCTGACCTCTGACCATGACCTGAGGCTGAGGGAAGGGCCACTGACTTGCTCTTTTTATAGTTTATGCAACCACTTTACCTGCACGCTGTCTATAGGATGATGATGGAGTACAGTTAGACATTTCAACATTTTCCCATGTAGCTGCTTGAAGCTGAATTCCAAATTGACCCCTGGCCTCTATCTTCTAGGCACTTTAGTTGATCTGAAAGGATTGGCTAGATGTATCCAATATAGCAAGATGCCCTTCTAGCCTATCAAAGGGCAAGATATGACTATTACCATGATGCTCTCAGATATACTGTTTGTAAAGGGTATGGTTTAGGGGAGATTTGGGATTCATTATGGGGGcaactgtctgtgtgttgtcattctgacccctccacctctcctctccccctctccacccacCCAGGGAGGCAATCAACAGACTGTGTGAAGCTGTGCCTGGGGGTAAAGGGGCCTGGAGGAGGAAGGTGAGTGAACGTATTTTGATGCAACACTAgttcaattgtgtgtgtgtgtgtgtgtgtgatgctaaGCCCAGGCTCTGTGCTCCTGTCCTGTAGAACATTAACAAGGCCCTGCAGTCCGTCATGGGGAAGAGTAACCTTCGCTTCGCTGGTATGAGCATCGCTGTCAACATCTCTATAGAGGGTCTCAGCTTGCTCATCCCCACCACACGACAGGTTGGAGATCTCTTCAACTAATGCAACACAAACAATACATGTCAATCTTTAGAAACCTGTTTTCCTAACAGGATAGCTGATTTGTAGATTATGTGATGGACTGATATAAAAGctgcacctccctctcttcctctttcataGGTGATAGCACACCATCCCATGCAGTCCATCTCCTTTGCCTCTGGGGGAGACACGGTGAGAGTTTGCAGCATAAGTGCACTTTGTgctttcctttctctgtctgtttgttgacatgggCCGCTTGGCAGACTGCATGTCTGAACTTGGTTGCTTTTGACCGCTTTCCAATCCCTTGACTTCATGATCAATAAGCCCTCTAATGCAATTATATCCTAATTCATCAGAGTTTATTGAGGTTTTTCCCTCTGTTGCAGGACACGCCCGATTATGTTGCTTATGTGGCCAAAGATCCAGTCAATCAGAGAGGTATCTCCTTACACACTATTCCGTTTACTATTGTATTTCATAAACAGAAACAAAGCTATGCAGTTTCTTCCTGGCGTTAAACGCATGAGGATTTTCTGGCATTATGGTTTACTAATGCTTGTTTAACTTAACGATATAggtttttctatttttttcttGAAAATATAAGTTGTTATCCTCACAGTGGCGTTGCGGAACTCATATCCTCCATGTTCTCTTCAGCATGCCATATCCTGGAGTGTTGTGACGGTTTAGCTCAGAATGTCATCAGCACCATCGGGCAGGCCTTCGAACTGCAGTTTAAACAGTACCTCCACAGCCCTCCCAAAGCCATCCCCACCGTGGAAAGGTGAGACAGGGCCACTGCAGTGAATCTGGGATGATAGAGGGAAGTGAACCAGCAACCATCAGGTTTCCAGACTAGCACACTACAAACTGTTCCAAAAGCCCAGACCATTGGCTGTTGTTGTAATGTGCTAACTTATCTGTAGTCAATAAACCAACACTCATCCATCGCACACCACTGGATCGACTGTTTGACAGTGTGTACAATGACACACAGGCTTGAAATGAGCACCACAATCGACATATAACCACATGCACCATGGTCAGTGTGTACAAGCACTGCACTCAATATAGGGTTGTGTCTGGAAAGACAAAGActttacacacacatgcattcagTGTGTTCATTCTGTGTGGTTATCACGGAATTGGTACAGTGCAAGTATGGTGTGCTACTTAAAGCGTTGACTTGCATTTTCCACAGACACACTCTCAACTCAAAATTAAACTCAATTTTTTTTAGCTCAGTCACTTGCTAGAAATGTGATATGCTGTGCTCAGATTTCAGTCCATCGAAATCAAAACTGTTATTTAAAGCAGTGTGTATCTCCTGCTACCAACAATAGAACCATTCAACTCTAGTGTTTACGTTATCGAATGTGGAGGGGGTATCTGATCCCTTGCCTTGTCATATTTGGGAATTAAATTACCTCTTCTTATCGTGTCACCTCAGGAACATCAGGACAGAAGACTCAGCGTGGGGAGATGACGAGGACTCGTTGGAGCACGACTACTACAACAGCATCCCTGGGAAGGTGCCTCCTTTTGGGGGAGTGGTGGACTCAAGGCTGAAACCTTGTACGGCCTTGCTGGGCCACATCCACAGCCAACCAGAGAGCAAGGCAGTGCAGGTGATTCCCCAGCCTCCACCCTCACCACCAAACCCTTTGATATAGTATTTCTGGACACATGACTAACGACCTTGCCTGGCTTTTCAACATAAAGtctcagagaagagagagaactgtGAGCATACAGTAGCAGGGAACCCAATAACTGTCTTGTAGATGTGCCTGCTACATAATTACAAGAGATTGATATCACTCAAGATAGAAACCAGGCCTCTGGGTTAGCTAATTGGTGAGAGGAAAGTCTTGCTCATACCCTGCAGCCTATACAGAGGATTCAAACACAAGGTGTCTGTAGAAGTGGAACTATTTATTACCAGGTGGTCTGAAGAGTCATAAAGAAGTACATGTCTGCTATTAGTAATGCTAATGTGAGTTTTGGGCATCTGTTTTTAGATGGGTTCTCCATCCAGGAGAGAGACAGCTTCCTGCCCTTCAGGTCAGCTGTGCTACGAGCTTCACTGGGATACTGAAAACAACGGCAGCTCAGGTGAGACACCATGTGGTCTGATATGGTACTGCACGTCACAATACTGCAAGTTACAGATATTACAATGTTTGTGGGTACTTCATTTTTTAAGTAAGAATTATGCAGAGAGTATGTAAGTAGCAATGTATTAGTAAACTGAGTTGTGATTGACAGGTCTGACATCAGATGGTTACCAGCGGGCAGACGGACAGATTCCGGGGAGCAGGGACTATGAGGAGCACCTATATGTGAACACCCAGAGTCTGGAGGGATTGGAGCAGGGAGCAGAGGGCCACAGGGGGGCCAGGGGGCCAGACAGCCCCATGAAAGACATCTTTGACATGAGTGAGTCTCATCAACAGCTATCCATCCACTGAACACAGCCACTGACACAATAGAGATATTATTATTCAAGATGAAGGGAGTATCTGGGAAATAGGGTTGGCATGTATGGATGATGTCATTCATGTTACAGGTTCCACGTGTGTGCCTTGCACGTGTTCTCACTTTTCCTGGTTCTCTGTAGGACCCTTTGAGGATGCTCTAAAGATGCACGAGGCTGGTGGTGTCAGTGGTAACGGTGGGGTGTGTGTTTTGAAGAACCAGTGGCCCAGCCCGCCCCGACGTCGTGCCCCTGTCGCCCCTACAGAGGAGCAGCTCCGGCGGGAGGCCTGGTACCACGGTCGTATGAGTCGCCGTGATGCTGAGAAACTGCTGGTCCGAGACGGGGACTTCCTGGTACGAGACAGTGCCACCAACCCAGGCCAGTATGTCCTGACAGGCATGCACTGTGGTCTGCCCAAACACCTGCTACTGGTGGACCCAGAGGGAGTGGTGAGTGATAATCACCTTCAGGCATTTAACAACAGTCACCTATTGACATGTGAAAATTCTACTTAAGTGGAAATTAGGATTTGCCCCATAGAGTATATATTTTATATGCAAATGGTGTCAGCCACTTAGCTATAGCCTAGCATTAGCATTGTTGAGTGCAAAACAATAGTATCAGAAGCATTCTTGTTAGCATCCTTAAATATGTGGTGACCTACTAACATCTGTTAGCCTACTCCTCCTCGTCACTGTCAGGTACGCACCAAAGACATGCTGTTTGAGAGCATTAGTCACCTGATCAGCTACCACCTGAAGAACGAGCTGCCCATCGTGGCAGCCGAGAGCGAGCTGCACCTCAAACAGGTGGTCCGGAGGAAACAGTGACCCAGCCAGCCACAGAGGGGATGACTTTCTGGAATGGTAAGAGACAGCAATGACAGCCCAAAGAGATTGTGCTCAGCACTGCCTAGTTCTAGATTAAAATGACTGTCTTGTGATAATGTTTGTTTCAGTGTGGGCATATTATTGATACATGATACTGTATTAATAAAGTTTATGTTCTAGATTTTAGTCTTGTACTGGTCTTGTTCTCTAATATGTGTTTGAGTGATATCCTTTCAAATTGTGCCTGTTTCACCAGGAGTCAGAGGTGTGTCCATGTAAGCCCAAGGGTGGAAGATCTTCACTGCCATATCCATATCCCCAGAATCAGAGCTTTCACTGGGGTAGGAGGACACAGGCGACTCCCTTTTCCCAGGACACAGGAGCATTGCTACAGTACTTGGCTTCCTCCCGCAGTGCCAACAACTGTCCACCATTTCCGCCTGAACTCTCAGCATGCAGTCATTAAGCTAACAAACACCTGGATGCCTCAGAAAGGGAGGTAACAGACCAGACAATCACAAGGATGGAATTCTAGGTCAGAGGTCACAGATGGTCCGAGGTCAGATGACATCACACAGTGACAAACAGTAGTTGTTCCATAGGAAATGATTATTTTCGAGTGCATGATGATGTTGCAGCTCATACTGAATTTCAAACTGCTGTAGTCATGCACAGTCCCAGAATGATTTGGGTTCCCTGTGTCTTTCACTGAACAAATGTGAACATTCATAGACAAAAACATTGTAAATGATATGTAAGAAAATCCTGGCAGAAAAACATCACTCAATTGTTTCATCATGAAGTAGCAACTGCACCTTCATGAGATGTATTCATATGTAGTCTCAGGACCAAATTCTGCAGGCTTTAAATATCTGATAGCATATGCTTTAGAGATACAGTACTAACCAGACACAAACCTAAAAaatgtgtctgtccctctgtctcctcaaTATCCACAAGACTACATAACACAAAATACATGGGCAGAACTCTGAATATCAATGTGATTGTTCAATTATAACCACATACTTGTCAAAGTGTTTGTATCGGACAGTTGGCTCGTCATTGAATACCTACCCGAGTCGTGTATTATCAAGCCTACTGTATGAAGAGAGCACTGGTCAGAGCCTGTACTCTCAGAAGGCAGACTACAGTACCACACATgactcagtgtatatataatgAACATCTCCTCAGTTCAGTGCCTTAATTGTCCATGTGTTTCATATCTTTCCTCTCAAATCGCTTGTACAGTGTCATACATTCTACATCTACCACCGAAGAAATACAGTAGTGTGGAATGTATGTATGCCCTGAGAGCAAATTACACATTTTCTTGCCATGCCAAACCATACTTTAATCAATGAATAGAGTGGACTGAAAGAAATCACCCATTTTTATTGTGAAACTTTCTATAAGCTGCTGATTAATGGGGGGgggatactgtatactgtagcacCTCCCACAgtgtgttctgattggttgtccTATTATGTGCTTCCTGTTCTATTGTACGAGTCCTCCAATCAATAATCTTTGCAGGCATGGGCCCTAACTGATTTGATCAGGATTCTGTGTTAATGGCAACATGTTTGATCAATCAATAGGGGATCCTTTGGTCTCTGCTGTATCTTTCTCtcaaagaagaaagagaggacatTGCTTTCTGTGATGTTAGTATACTTTATGCAACTTTTCTAAAAGGACCCCTTTGCTTCCTCAGGGCTTTCTGGTATCTACTCTTCTTTAAACTAAATGCATTTTTGCAATAAAATATGTCAAAATTAAGGTTATTCAAATGTGCCTGATTTAGGGCTGACCTCAATTAGTCAACTGGTTGATGTTTGGTcgttaggctgttggtcgaccaatAATGTTTTAGAcgatcaaggatctctgtactttgctccgttcatctttccctcgatcctgactagtcttcctgtcgctgaaaaacatccccacagcatgatgctgccaccaccatgcttcactgtaggcatggcctttctcatggtctgagagtcctttatgtgccttttggcaaactccatgcaGACTGTCATGTaccctttcactgaggagtggcttccgtctggccactttaccataaaggtctgattcgtagagtgctgcagagatgggagaacctaccagaaggacaactatctccccagaggaactctggagctctgttagagtaaccatcgggttcttggtcacctccctgaccaaggcccttctcccccgatggctcagtttggcctggcctCTAGAAAGCGTCTTGGCGGTTCCAAAcgtcttctatttaagaatgattgagaccactgtgttcttggggaccttcaatgctgcagaaatgttttgatacccttccctatatctgtgcctcaacacaatcctgtctcagagctctacagacaattccttcaacctcatgacttttttctctgacatgcactgtcaactgtaggaccttatgtagacagatgtgtgcctttccaaataatgttcaatcaattgaatttaccataggatgactccaagttgtggaaacaatggaaacgggatgcacctgagctcaatttcgagcctcatagcaaagggtctgaatacttatgtaaataaggtatttctgtttttttatatagatttgcaaacatttctaacaacctgttttttctttgcaattatggggtattgtgtgtagattgatgaggaaaatattttatttaatcaattttagaataagattgTAATGCAGCCTCCAGAGGCATCGCCATGCGCCTCCCACATTTTGTAACAATGCGGAGGGGTCTGTATAGCTCAGCATTGACATGCTTAGTTGATGGTAGGTGGGAGaggtacatactgtataaacacaaactcacttccttgacaacagctctgcaCTACGGCCATATCCGTAAATGCCATAAATGCGCCCAGATGCACAATGCACTTCTCACTCCAGAATGCGCGCTCTCCTGCCAATTTGTGCACGTTCCTTGTTTCATAACTtaattgtgtgaattgtttgcatTTCATTGTTATTGtatatcaattccccattacatatatcaccagtagtacatttaccaTTAATTCCGATAATGTCCATGTTTATGCATTCAATATTATTATTCCAATGTTCCTGTTCTCATTCTCGGAGTAGACACATTGTTTGCAGAGtgcacaacctatgctacacctgTGAGACAAaagttttgttttgtttaaatCCATTTAGGCGTTCTGTCAATTtagtcattgtcttttgtttagAGCGCCcttgtcaatgttgagtaagtaGGCCcataggctacctgacctgtgCGCAAACCTAGTCATATAAATGTGCCCATTGGGGATCTGATTGGCTTaacgcaccaccactaatgaATGACCTGTGGAGTTTCTCTGTTTTCTTTACCTCAAACAGCAAGAAACGAAGCCTGTTTTTATATCCATTGAGAACGACAATACTTTGTTCCTCAATGTATctgaaaaatctttccagctctctccctttcgataaccactcaaatgtcatgctctgatccagtggaaacatAATACAATAGGCTTCTTATCAGTGCCtggcttgacttggactgaaatatgTTCCGGTACTCGTtttgggtgctggtactgtttatatttaggttcAGGAACtgcacaatacttttgagctgcTAATATTCTTTAAGGGGAACAGGAGCTTAaacagtagaacatttgaggtgctgGTATTCAGCTCCGTTGAGGTCTTGTCATGGACCGGCTCATCTCCCGTAACAAAgaggcaacaacaaaaatatatttactaACTAAAGTAAACTATAAACAAGTAACAatagtgtgtgtagtcagtaatcagtagtgtgagTGAATGGTTGCAAAATAaaatgaattaattaattaaaagtGAAAGAAGTGAGTGGTTGCGTGCATAGATGGTGATAATGACAGGTCTTGAGAGGTgccaaaacaaacaaaccaaaaatgGACCGAGGTAAAAAGAGTTTCAGGATGGATATTCGCGCTTTCAAACCATTTCAGCCACAGACTCCAAATAAGTGTCATGGTGTTGCGCACAACATTGTACAGGTCTTATTTTCACGATTTGGACCTTAATTCGCGTTAAAAAgctaataaacatgtggaaatgtAAGCGGTATTTTGTATCCTGTTGAATTAGTTAGGGAGCGTAAACAAGGTACAAACTTTTTTTTACGtttgaatttcaatagctccttggtcatgtgaccaaCTGACCTCATAGAAAGTTCAGAATGTCCACcgactacccttctatattgcacaccttttagtttgtccattttcatctcaagATTTTACATTAATTTTTCAAACTTTCAAATTtaaatagctccttggtcatgtgaccaactgacttcaaacaaggttcagaatgtacaAGCAGCATGCCaacacattgcacaccctttattTTTTCCATTTTAATTTCACACGTTTTTACATAAACATTTTTAACTTTCTagtttcaatagctccttggtcatgtaaCACTCAGTGGTCCTTCACACTGCACACCTGtctgtccattttcatctcacgcAATTTTACATGAATTTTCTGTTTTTCAATTACtctaatttcaatagctccttagtcatgtgacctactgacctcaaagaaggttcagaatgtccactaaTTGCCCCTCTATATTGCACATCTTTTAGTTTGTCCATTGACTGTACATTCTGACCAAAAGAGCTATTGAAATGTGAAA
Encoded proteins:
- the LOC118389924 gene encoding SHC-transforming protein 2-like isoform X3 gives rise to the protein MNRRTRVDGMWLGGEDFNQKGSFIHKPSQGWLHPDKKITGPGASYIVRYMGCIEVLKSMRSLDFNTRTQVTREAINRLCEAVPGGKGAWRRKNINKALQSVMGKSNLRFAGMSIAVNISIEGLSLLIPTTRQVIAHHPMQSISFASGGDTDTPDYVAYVAKDPVNQRACHILECCDGLAQNVISTIGQAFELQFKQYLHSPPKAIPTVERNIRTEDSAWGDDEDSLEHDYYNSIPGKVPPFGGVVDSRLKPCTALLGHIHSQPESKAVQMGSPSRRETASCPSGQLCYELHWDTENNGSSGLTSDGYQRADGQIPGSRDYEEHLYVNTQSLEGLEQGAEGHRGARGPDSPMKDIFDMRPFEDALKMHEAGGVSGNGGVCVLKNQWPSPPRRRAPVAPTEEQLRREAWYHGRMSRRDAEKLLVRDGDFLVRDSATNPGQYVLTGMHCGLPKHLLLVDPEGVPTPPRHCQVRTKDMLFESISHLISYHLKNELPIVAAESELHLKQVVRRKQ
- the LOC118389924 gene encoding SHC-transforming protein 2-like isoform X2 produces the protein MLLKPKYGRFRNDSVTSSDDLMQSLAMSGKVVATPVVLSSIPSLPLPPLPPLESIPRSSSAAPALADSPCLDGEQDATTTFCMLIPRMPQWKFSNSLLSRSPSNSSSSKDSGKAAAPSSQGSHSPSGTSAPNGPMASLASVLNSCDPVCVNPCSLQAISKHRSAAGSASPGGHSAGAAECTGSPGGHSGSRTGMNRRTRVDGMWLGGEDFNQKGSFIHKPSQGWLHPDKKITGPGASYIVRYMGCIEVLKSMRSLDFNTRTQVTREAINRLCEAVPGGKGAWRRKNINKALQSVMGKSNLRFAGMSIAVNISIEGLSLLIPTTRQVIAHHPMQSISFASGGDTDTPDYVAYVAKDPVNQRACHILECCDGLAQNVISTIGQAFELQFKQYLHSPPKAIPTVERNIRTEDSAWGDDEDSLEHDYYNSIPGKVPPFGGVVDSRLKPCTALLGHIHSQPESKAVQMGSPSRRETASCPSGQLCYELHWDTENNGSSGLTSDGYQRADGQIPGSRDYEEHLYVNTQSLEGLEQGAEGHRGARGPDSPMKDIFDMRPFEDALKMHEAGGVSGNGGVCVLKNQWPSPPRRRAPVAPTEEQLRREAWYHGRMSRRDAEKLLVRDGDFLVRDSATNPGQYVLTGMHCGLPKHLLLVDPEGVVRTKDMLFESISHLISYHLKNELPIVAAESELHLKQVVRRKQ
- the LOC118389924 gene encoding SHC-transforming protein 2-like isoform X1, giving the protein MLLKPKYGRFRNDSVTSSDDLMQSLAMSGKVVATPVVLSSIPSLPLPPLPPLESIPRSSSAAPALADSPCLDGEQDATTTFCMLIPRMPQWKFSNSLLSRSPSNSSSSKDSGKAAAPSSQGSHSPSGTSAPNGPMASLASVLNSCDPVCVNPCSLQAISKHRSAAGSASPGGHSAGAAECTGSPGGHSGSRTGMNRRTRVDGMWLGGEDFNQKGSFIHKPSQGWLHPDKKITGPGASYIVRYMGCIEVLKSMRSLDFNTRTQVTREAINRLCEAVPGGKGAWRRKNINKALQSVMGKSNLRFAGMSIAVNISIEGLSLLIPTTRQVIAHHPMQSISFASGGDTDTPDYVAYVAKDPVNQRACHILECCDGLAQNVISTIGQAFELQFKQYLHSPPKAIPTVERNIRTEDSAWGDDEDSLEHDYYNSIPGKVPPFGGVVDSRLKPCTALLGHIHSQPESKAVQMGSPSRRETASCPSGQLCYELHWDTENNGSSGLTSDGYQRADGQIPGSRDYEEHLYVNTQSLEGLEQGAEGHRGARGPDSPMKDIFDMRPFEDALKMHEAGGVSGNGGVCVLKNQWPSPPRRRAPVAPTEEQLRREAWYHGRMSRRDAEKLLVRDGDFLVRDSATNPGQYVLTGMHCGLPKHLLLVDPEGVPTPPRHCQVRTKDMLFESISHLISYHLKNELPIVAAESELHLKQVVRRKQ